A part of Myxococcus landrumus genomic DNA contains:
- a CDS encoding alpha/beta fold hydrolase, with protein sequence MALTSAESARSALQSHRVREGVRRWLPLGVGLWLLPVALPLGVAALRIHASASGWGYVVGLWIVTLGLLSLRWRRRRGLTRAGLGLLLLVAASRLVASEGEHLRLVRLPEGTPHWANRLVSERDGTLFAAHALVLTRSLPRSDSGEFLAAMETAFDRLDGAGGVSTPAVSTYLGMQSPAGFDAVVIPARGKAAPEVAVVFLHGYAGNFAVYCWQMAQAAWAIDALTVCPSVGPSGAWGTANGARTLDATLDWVASQGIRRVYLGGLSNGGLGASLLVNDVAHPRIALSGLVLISGASSKAPIPRVPTLVVQGRHDTMMPTRDMRTYVASAGRVASYVEVDSGHFAFLDRRDECERAIATWLVRQEKLAGR encoded by the coding sequence ATGGCCTTGACCTCCGCGGAGTCCGCGCGAAGCGCCCTTCAGTCCCATCGGGTGAGGGAGGGCGTGCGACGCTGGCTGCCTCTTGGCGTGGGCTTGTGGCTTCTGCCGGTTGCGCTGCCGCTCGGTGTGGCCGCGCTGCGCATCCATGCGTCCGCTTCGGGCTGGGGTTATGTCGTGGGGCTCTGGATTGTGACGCTGGGGTTGCTCTCGCTTCGATGGCGGCGTCGACGGGGGCTGACCCGCGCCGGGCTGGGACTGTTGTTGCTGGTGGCCGCGTCGCGGCTTGTCGCTTCGGAGGGCGAACATCTGCGACTCGTGCGGCTTCCCGAGGGCACGCCTCACTGGGCGAACCGCCTGGTGTCCGAGCGGGATGGGACCCTGTTCGCGGCGCATGCATTGGTCCTCACCAGGTCTCTTCCTCGCTCCGATTCGGGGGAATTCCTCGCGGCCATGGAGACCGCCTTTGACCGTCTGGATGGCGCGGGCGGGGTCAGCACTCCGGCGGTCTCCACCTACCTGGGGATGCAGTCTCCAGCGGGCTTCGACGCCGTGGTCATTCCCGCTCGAGGGAAGGCCGCCCCCGAGGTCGCGGTTGTCTTCCTTCATGGCTATGCGGGCAACTTCGCCGTGTATTGCTGGCAGATGGCACAGGCGGCGTGGGCCATCGACGCCTTGACGGTTTGTCCGTCGGTGGGCCCCTCGGGGGCGTGGGGAACGGCGAACGGTGCCCGCACGTTGGATGCAACGCTCGATTGGGTCGCGAGCCAGGGCATCCGCCGGGTCTACCTGGGTGGGCTCTCGAATGGAGGGCTGGGAGCGAGCCTGCTCGTGAATGACGTGGCCCATCCGCGCATCGCGCTCAGTGGGTTGGTGCTCATCTCCGGCGCCAGCTCCAAGGCCCCCATCCCTCGTGTCCCGACGCTGGTGGTTCAGGGGCGACACGACACCATGATGCCCACGCGCGACATGCGCACCTATGTCGCGAGCGCGGGACGCGTCGCCTCATACGTCGAGGTGGACAGCGGTCACTTCGCGTTCCTCGACCGGAGGGACGAGTGTGAGCGCGCCATCGCCACCTGGCTGGTGCGGCAGGAGAAACTGGCGGGACGCTGA
- a CDS encoding DUF2785 domain-containing protein, with the protein MDWKRTGFAVPEAARRVPLIATLVDCLASPDPLLRDGLGYEGLQALLRANALSPDALRALRDRLVAMLAAPDRQGVTRPFAALVLAEVARTDRVEPWMRADERAGMVERAAAYLVSVDDYRGFDKKVGWRHGVAHGADWVMQLAMNPTLDRSQLDRLRDAVAAQAVPTSGHAYAFGEPERLARPLLFIAMRDLHDEATWTTWFTALTASLGAPSLAWKDDAWLARRHDLGAFLRVLYFEADRSEDSGVTKLRPGILAALKALP; encoded by the coding sequence TTGGACTGGAAGCGCACGGGATTCGCCGTGCCGGAGGCCGCACGTCGTGTGCCGTTGATTGCGACGCTCGTCGACTGCCTCGCATCTCCCGACCCCTTGCTGCGTGACGGACTTGGCTACGAGGGCCTCCAAGCCCTGCTGCGTGCGAATGCGCTCTCACCCGATGCACTGCGTGCGTTGCGTGACCGCCTGGTAGCGATGCTCGCCGCGCCGGATCGACAGGGCGTAACGCGCCCGTTCGCGGCACTGGTACTGGCGGAAGTCGCGCGTACCGACCGCGTCGAGCCGTGGATGCGTGCGGACGAACGCGCTGGGATGGTCGAACGCGCGGCGGCGTACTTGGTATCGGTCGACGACTATCGAGGCTTCGACAAGAAGGTCGGCTGGCGCCATGGTGTCGCGCACGGCGCGGATTGGGTGATGCAGCTGGCGATGAACCCCACCCTGGATCGGAGCCAATTGGACCGGCTCCGCGACGCTGTCGCCGCTCAGGCCGTTCCCACTTCTGGTCATGCCTATGCCTTCGGTGAACCGGAACGACTGGCCCGTCCGCTGTTGTTCATCGCGATGCGGGATCTGCACGATGAAGCGACGTGGACGACCTGGTTCACCGCGTTGACTGCCTCACTGGGGGCTCCGTCGCTCGCGTGGAAGGATGACGCCTGGCTGGCGCGTCGCCACGATCTGGGCGCGTTCCTTCGTGTGCTGTATTTCGAGGCCGACCGCAGC